Proteins found in one Magnolia sinica isolate HGM2019 unplaced genomic scaffold, MsV1 ctg305, whole genome shotgun sequence genomic segment:
- the LOC131236220 gene encoding uncharacterized protein LOC131236220, with translation MAPPLATTADLPSSSTTRAVRVSDTPLSDLAKSGNFITRQVPVPFDDAAFTNAALLEYTDSLGESIDIAVGQTFKDKSRCQYVLSQFAIRNKFQYKVLYSNSSRFSVVCLEDKCNWRVDAKIGYERWASSHFTGKRFNLVTTNISECVNALFKEAREYPVTKLIEAVRCKIQELFYKRRESAALFVGQLTPWAEQQLKDLIQKARDVRCHPISRDEYYVVENYNDTVKLSSLSCTCREFDMKGYPCLHALSSCINYNLPHYSYCSPFYTVQNHLSTYNESVYPVRDMNEWEITDGFKEYCVKIKPPGQKRPSGRPKKLRIPSRGEESKTLKCGRCNQSGHNRRTCKFPIPDV, from the exons ATGGCACCGCCTTtagcaacaacagcagatctgccatcatcatccaccacccgAGCTGTACGTGTAAGCGACACTCCGCTTTCAGACCTTGCTAAAAGTGGAAACTTCATCACTCGTCAAGTTCCCGTGCCAtttgatgatgctgcattcaccaatgcagCACTGCTAGAATATACAGATTCGTTGGGTGAATCGATCGATATAGCTGTTGgacaaacatttaaggacaagagtcgatGCCAGTATGTTCtaagccaatttgcaattcgtaATAAATTCCAGTATAAGGTACTGTACTCAAATTCCAGCAGATTTAGCGTGGTGTGCTTAGAAGATAAATGCAACTGGAGGGTTGACGCAA aaatcgGCTACGAAAGATGGGCATCGTCTCACTTTACAggtaaaagattcaacttggtcaccACAAATATATCTGAGTGTGTTAACGCCCTCTTCAAAGAAGCGCGGGAATACCCTGTTACCAAATTGATAGAGGCTGTAAGATGTAAGATACAAGAATTATtttacaagagaagagaatctgcagCCTTATTTGTCGGTCAattgacaccatgggcggagCAACAGTTGAAGGATCTTATACAAAAGGCGCGAGATGTTCGCTGTCATCCgatttctcgagatgagtactaCGTCGTGGAAaattataatgatacagtcaagctcagctcgctttcatgtacatgtcgtgaGTTTGACATGAAGGGATACCCTTGTTTGCATGCCCTGTCCTCATGTATAAATTacaatcttcctcattactcGTACTGCTCCCCATTCTACACAGTGCAAAATCACTTGAGCACATATAAcgaatcggtgtacccagtacgtgaTATGAACGAATGGGAGATTACCGATGGCTTCAAGGAGTACTGTGTGAAAATTAAACCCCCGGGACAGAAGAGGCCATCTGGAAGACCAAAAAAGTTAAGAATTCCCTCACGTGGAGAAGAATCAAAAACATTAAAGTGCGGTCGATGCAATCAATCCGGACATAATCGTCGGACGTGCAAGTTTCCCATACCTGATgtgtag